The DNA window ACGCCGGGGTCACCCGCGACAACCTGCTGATGCGGCTGACCGAGGACGATTTCGACGCGGTGGTGCGGACGAACATGAAAGGGACGTTCCTCGTGACGAAGGCCGTCTCCCGGCAGATGATCCGGCAGCGAGCGGGGCGGATCGTGAACATGAGCTCGGTCGTGGGCGAGATGGGGAACGCGGGGCAGTCGGTCTACGCGGCGACCAAGGCGGGGATCCTCGGCTTCACCAGGTCGATGGCCCGGGAGCTCGCCTCCCGGGAGATCACGGTGAACGCGATCGCGCCGGGGTTCATCACGACCGACATGACCGGAACGCTGCCCGAGGCGGCGCGCAAGGAGTTCGCGGAGCGGATCCCGCTCGGGCGGTTCGGGGCCCCGGAAGAGGTCGCCGAGCTCGCGCTGTTCCTCGCCTCCGACGCGGCGGCGTACGTGACCGGGCAGGTGGTGGGAATCAACGGCGGGATGTACATGTAGCGCATGCCAGACGGGCGCATATCAAGGGGAAAAGGAGAGACGGAATGCCGGTAGAACAGCGGGTACGAGAAATCGTGGCGGAGCAACTGGAGCGGGACGTGAAAGAGGTGACCAACACCGCGTCGTTCATCGACGACCTGGGGGCGGACTCCCTCGACATCGTCGAGCTGGTGATGAAGATGGAAGAAGAGTTCGGGATCGAGATCCCCGACGAGGAAGCCGAGAAGATCAAGACCGTCAACGACGTGATCCGGTACATCACGACGCACAAGAAGTAGCGACTGCACTACCGGTCCCGGCAGGCCCCGATCGCAGGGGGCGCGGGCGGAAGGATCGACATGCGCAGAGTGGTCGTCACGGGACTGGGGGCGGTGACCCCCCTTGGGGTGGGTGTCCGGAACACGTGGGACGCGATTCTGGCCGGCAAGTCCGGCGTCGGTCCGATCACTCGGTTCGATGCGAAGGATTTTTCGGCGAAGATCGCGGCCGAGGTGAAGGGGTTCGACCCCGAGCAGTTCATCGACAGGAAAGAGATCAAGCGGATGGACCCGTTCATCCACTATGCCATGGCGGCCGCGCACATGGCGATGGAGGACGCGGGGCTGGCGATCGACGCCGCGCTGGCGCCCAAGGTGGGCGTCTACATGGGCAGCGGCCTGGGCGGGCTCACCACCCTCGAGCGGTACCACCAGGCGTACATGGAGGGCGGGCCGAGGAAGATCAGCCCCTTCTTCATCACGATGCTCATCTCCAACCTCGCCCCGGGGCACATCGCGATGCGGTACGGCGCCAAGGGGCCGAACATCGCCACGACGACGGCGTGCGCGGCGTCCAGTCACGCGGCCGGCGAGGGGATGCACGCGATCCGCAGCGGGGTGTGCGACGCGGTGATCGCGGGGGGCGCCGAGGCGACGATCAGTCCCCTCGGGCTGGGCGGGTTCTGCTCCATGAAAGCCCTCTCCACCCGGAACGACGATCCCGGGACCGCTTCGCGCCCCTTCGACAGGGACCGGGACGGCTTCATCATGGGGGAGGGGTCGGCGATCCTGATCCTCGAGGAACTGGAGCACGCCCGGAACCGGGGGGCGAAGATCTACGCGGAGATGCTCGGGTACGGCGCGTCGGCCGACGCCTATCACGTCACGGCCCCGGCTCCCGGCGGCGAGGGGGCGGTGCGCGCGATGAGGGCGGCGCTGGCGGACGCCGGGGTCCCCGCGTCCGCGGTCGACTACATCAACGCGCACGGGACCTCGACACCCTACAACGATCTGTACGAGACGATGGCGATCAAGACCGTCTTCGGAGAGCGTGCGAAGTCGATCGCCGTCAGTTCGACCAAGTCGATGACGGGGCATCTCCTCGGGGCCTCGGGGGCGGTCGAAGGGATGTTCTGCGTCCTCGCGTTGCAGGAGGGAGTGATCCCGCCGACGATGAACTACACGACGCCGGACCCCGAGTGCGACCTCGACTACGTTCCCAACGCGCCGCGCCGTCAGGCGATCCGGTACGCCATGTCCAACTCGTTCGGTTTCGGCGGGACGAACTCGGTCCTGCTGTTCGGCCATTTCGAGGCGTAGTCCCGTGGCGCCCCTTCCGCGACGCGTCGTCATCGCCTCCGATCACGCGGGCGTGGAAATGAAGCGGGGACTGCTGGAAGCGATGGCGGACCTCGGGATCTCCGCGGAGGACCTCGGGACCGGTTCCCGGGAATCGGTCGACTATCCGGACTATGCGGCGGCGGTCGCCGGCCGGGTCTCCGTGGGGGCGGCGGACACCGGGGTGCTGGTCTGCGGGACCGGCATCGGGATGTCGATCGCGGCGAACAAGTTCCACGGGGTTCGAGCCGCGCTTCTCTACGACGACACGGCGGCCCGGCTCTCCCGCCTGCACAACGACGCCAACGTCGCCGTCTTCGGCGCGCGGACGATGTCCGCGGACGACGCGGCGCGGCGGCTGCGCCTCTTCCTGTCGGAGCCGTTCGAGGCGGGGAGGCACGCCCGGCGGCTCGACAAGATCCGCGGTATGGAGAAGACCAATCCGGCCGGCCCCGCGCCGGCCGCACAACGAGAGGCGCCCATGTCCTTCCTGAAAGAGACCGACCCCGAGATCTACGACATCATCCGCAAGGAGACGGAACGGCAGGCGCACACGCTCGAGCTGATCGCTTCCGAGAACTTCGTGAGCGAGGCGGTCCTCGAGGCCGCGGGATCCGTGCTGACGAACAAGTACGCGGAGGGGTACCCCGGAAAGCGGTACTACGGCGGGTGCGAGTTCGCGGACCAGGCCGAGTCGCTGGCGATCGAGCGGACGAAGAAGATCTTCGGCGCCGAGCACGTCAACGTGCAGCCCCACGCCGGCTCCCAGGCGAACATGGCCGTCTACTTCGCCGTGATGAAGCCGGGCGACACGATGCTGGGGATGAACCTCTCCCACGGCGGCCACCTGACGCACGGCTCCCCGGTGAACTTCTCCGGGAAGCTCTACAACGTGGTCCCCTATGGCGTACGGGAAGACACCGAGACGATCGACTACGACCAGGTCCGCGACCTCGCCCTGAAGCACCGGCCGAAGCTGATCGTCGTGGGCGCCTCCGCCTACCCGCGCACGATCGACTTCCCCGCGTTCCGCCGGATCGCCGACGAAGCGGGCTGCATGGTGATGGCCGACATAGCGCACATCGCCGGGCTGGTCGCCGTCGGGCTGCACCCCAGCCCGGTCCCGTACTGCGAATTCGTCACGACCACGACGCACAAGACGCTGCGCGGCCCCCGCGCCGGTCTGATCATGTGCCGGCAGGAGTTCGCGAAGAAACTCGATTCCGCCATCTTCCCGGGGAGCCAGGGCGGCCCGCTGATGCACGTGATCGCGGCGAAGGCCGTGGCGCTGAAGGAGGCGATGACCCCCGCCTTCAAGGAGTACCAGGCGCAGATCGTCCGCAACGCGGCGGCGGCGGCGAAGACCCTCCTCGCCCGCGGATATCGGCTCGTCTCCGGCGGCACGGACAACCACCTGATGCTGGTGAACCTGAAGGACACCCCGCTGACGGGGAAGGAAGGGGAGGCGGCGCTGGAGCGTGTGGGGATCACGGTCAACAAGAACACGGTCCCCTTCGAGACGCGCAGCCCGTTCATCACCAGCGGGATCCGCATCGGGACCCCCGCGATCACCACCCGCGGGATGAAGGAAAAAGAGATGGAACGGATCGCCGACCTGATCGCCGACGTGCTCGCGGCCCCCGCGGACGTCGCCGTGGGGAAACGCGTCGAGGCCGAGGTCCGGTCCCTGTGCGACGCCTTCCCTCTTTACGCCGCGCGCCTCGCGGCGTACACGAGGGGGTGAGGCCGTTGCCGACGGCGGCGCGGACCCGTCCCGACTGGGACACCTACTTCATGGACATGGCGAAGCTCGCCGCCAGGCGCTCGTCGTGCCTGCGGCGGGCGGTCGGCGCGGTTCTGGTGAAGGACCGGCGCCTCCTCTCGACGGGATACAACGGCGTCCCCTCCGGGATCACGCACTGCGAGGTCGTAGGGTGCCTCCGCGAACGGCTCAAGGTCCCCTCGGGGGAGCGCCACGAGCTGTGCCGGGGCCTGCACGCCGAGCAGAACGCGATCATCCAGGCCGCGTACCACGGCGTCTCGATCCGGGATGCCGACCTGTACTGCACGAACCTCCCCTGCATCATCTGCGCGAAGATGCTGATCAACGCCGGCATCCACCGGATCGTCTACCTCGAGGGGTACAGCGACACCCTCACCCGTGAGATGCTCGACGAGGCCGGAATGGAGCTCCTGAAGCTCACGGATTCCCCCCCATGAAGTGTCCCCGGTGCGGCCACGTGGAAAACAAGGTGGTCGATTCCCGGGCGGGCAAGGACGGTGACGTCATCCGGCGCAGGAGGGAATGCATCTCCTGCGGACGGCGGTTCACCACCTACGAGCGGATCGAGGAGGAGCTCCCCCTCGTCGTGAAGCGGGACGGGCGCCGCGAGCCGTACGACCGCCAGAAGATCCTCTCCGGAATCCGAAAGGCGTGCGAAAAGCGGCCCGTCAGCGCAGACACCATCGAGCACCTCGTCGAGACCCTCGAACAGGAGTTCCAGTCCGGCGCCGAGAAGGAGATCTCCACGATCCGGATCGGCGAGCG is part of the Deltaproteobacteria bacterium CG2_30_66_27 genome and encodes:
- a CDS encoding 3-oxoacyl-[acyl-carrier-protein] reductase, encoding MRLAGKTALVTGASRGIGRAIALRFAAEGAFVVVNYAGNEAAAAETLEAIGSAGGQAVLSRFDVGSAVEVDTAVKAIVAARGRIDILVNNAGVTRDNLLMRLTEDDFDAVVRTNMKGTFLVTKAVSRQMIRQRAGRIVNMSSVVGEMGNAGQSVYAATKAGILGFTRSMARELASREITVNAIAPGFITTDMTGTLPEAARKEFAERIPLGRFGAPEEVAELALFLASDAAAYVTGQVVGINGGMYM
- a CDS encoding acyl carrier protein; the protein is MPVEQRVREIVAEQLERDVKEVTNTASFIDDLGADSLDIVELVMKMEEEFGIEIPDEEAEKIKTVNDVIRYITTHKK
- a CDS encoding beta-ketoacyl-[acyl-carrier-protein] synthase II, with amino-acid sequence MRRVVVTGLGAVTPLGVGVRNTWDAILAGKSGVGPITRFDAKDFSAKIAAEVKGFDPEQFIDRKEIKRMDPFIHYAMAAAHMAMEDAGLAIDAALAPKVGVYMGSGLGGLTTLERYHQAYMEGGPRKISPFFITMLISNLAPGHIAMRYGAKGPNIATTTACAASSHAAGEGMHAIRSGVCDAVIAGGAEATISPLGLGGFCSMKALSTRNDDPGTASRPFDRDRDGFIMGEGSAILILEELEHARNRGAKIYAEMLGYGASADAYHVTAPAPGGEGAVRAMRAALADAGVPASAVDYINAHGTSTPYNDLYETMAIKTVFGERAKSIAVSSTKSMTGHLLGASGAVEGMFCVLALQEGVIPPTMNYTTPDPECDLDYVPNAPRRQAIRYAMSNSFGFGGTNSVLLFGHFEA
- the glyA gene encoding serine hydroxymethyltransferase (catalyzes the reaction of glycine with 5,10-methylenetetrahydrofolate to form L-serine and tetrahydrofolate) translates to MSFLKETDPEIYDIIRKETERQAHTLELIASENFVSEAVLEAAGSVLTNKYAEGYPGKRYYGGCEFADQAESLAIERTKKIFGAEHVNVQPHAGSQANMAVYFAVMKPGDTMLGMNLSHGGHLTHGSPVNFSGKLYNVVPYGVREDTETIDYDQVRDLALKHRPKLIVVGASAYPRTIDFPAFRRIADEAGCMVMADIAHIAGLVAVGLHPSPVPYCEFVTTTTHKTLRGPRAGLIMCRQEFAKKLDSAIFPGSQGGPLMHVIAAKAVALKEAMTPAFKEYQAQIVRNAAAAAKTLLARGYRLVSGGTDNHLMLVNLKDTPLTGKEGEAALERVGITVNKNTVPFETRSPFITSGIRIGTPAITTRGMKEKEMERIADLIADVLAAPADVAVGKRVEAEVRSLCDAFPLYAARLAAYTRG
- a CDS encoding cytidine deaminase, encoding MDMAKLAARRSSCLRRAVGAVLVKDRRLLSTGYNGVPSGITHCEVVGCLRERLKVPSGERHELCRGLHAEQNAIIQAAYHGVSIRDADLYCTNLPCIICAKMLINAGIHRIVYLEGYSDTLTREMLDEAGMELLKLTDSPP
- a CDS encoding transcriptional regulator NrdR, translated to MKCPRCGHVENKVVDSRAGKDGDVIRRRRECISCGRRFTTYERIEEELPLVVKRDGRREPYDRQKILSGIRKACEKRPVSADTIEHLVETLEQEFQSGAEKEISTIRIGERVMSKLLQVDDVAYVRFASVYRQFKDVSQFVEEIKTLITDPPGRTTKS